The Corynebacterium halotolerans YIM 70093 = DSM 44683 region CCGGCTTTTATCCGTGAGTTGGCCGACCGGGTGGGTCAACTGGATCAGCTTCGCTGGGTGATGCCCGCCGCCCCGGAAAACTCCTGGTACCCAGCGGGGTTCATGGCCTCCTTCGAGGAGAACGAACCATTCCTCGGGGACGCGCTGAAGACGGTGGAGAGGCACCTCGGAGAACTGTTGGGCAGCCCTGCCCCGGTCGTTGCCCTCGGCTTCTCACAGGGTGCCTGCCTTCTGGCCGAGTACCTTCTCACCGCGCGGCCAGCAGTGGACGGAATCGTCCTGCATACGGGTGGTTACCTCGGTCCAGACCACCGGACGTTCCACTCGGAACCGGGATTCGCTGGTACTCCGGCCGCAGTGCTCACCGCGCGCGAGGACGCCTGGGTTCCCCTGCATCGAAGCGAGGAAACTGCGGAAGAACTTACCGCCGCCGGTGCAAAAGTCACGTTGACGGTTTACGAGGACACCGAACACCACATCAACGATGACGCGGTCGACCGTATCCGTGAACTCCTTAAGCAGGTCACTACCCCCGTCCCTAAAAACGCAGACAAATGACCAGCGTGCACGAATGCACACTCG contains the following coding sequences:
- a CDS encoding alpha/beta hydrolase, translating into MTGHFVQETPKATDNTVSEPETYGAAAADAALVIYGVHGRGQSPAFIRELADRVGQLDQLRWVMPAAPENSWYPAGFMASFEENEPFLGDALKTVERHLGELLGSPAPVVALGFSQGACLLAEYLLTARPAVDGIVLHTGGYLGPDHRTFHSEPGFAGTPAAVLTAREDAWVPLHRSEETAEELTAAGAKVTLTVYEDTEHHINDDAVDRIRELLKQVTTPVPKNADK